TACTTTGGATAATTTATAGCCAGGAAACCCAAGTCTAAAAAAACAAGAGACAATCCTACTCAAGGGAAATGATCTAGTAAATTATTCTTGACCCGTTAATACAAGAGCAAATTAATTATTGAACAACACAAAACATGCCCATATCCTGCGCTTAGTAGTATAATGGATACGTCGACCAGACAATTAAACAAACCGTTAGGAATGGATAGTCGATCAAACCATTAGGAATAATAGATCAAACCGTTAGAAATGGATACGTCCACCAGACAATTAAACAAACCGTGAAGAATCACTTACCATATACAACTATAACATCTCCAACGGCCGCGGAATGCGAGAATCTCACATGTCATGCGGTACCGATGTAATAGCGATCTCACCACCGGATTTGCACTATAGCGGTGATATCATTGAGCATTCTTTATTTTTTGACGGGCTGCACATGTACGCAAAATAAGACTTAGTCTATGCTGACTATGTGAGTGAACAACTATATGGTTGTATCGAGAAAGCCACAACCAACCTAAGTACCAGACCTAATATACATGACATTTCCAATTTGACTCGACGATTGCTTAAGTTTCTCATTCCAGCTGACCAAATGAAATATGTTACCAGTATTTGTGTTTATCGTCATCATCGCCACCACTGACACTGAAACCGACTCAATAAAGCCAGCCCATAGGCATCTCAATCAAGCAATCAAACTAAAAACCGTAAAAATGAACGGGTAACTTGATAAATGACTGATAATCAAGGTAAATCAAAAACTTAATTACAATCCAAAGCAAGTTCAATGCCACAATTGGATTTTATAGCGACAAGCTTCTCCCGGTGCTCCGTCTACCCCGATTTGCCGCCTTTTGGAGCTCTCCATATGATGGGTTCGGATAATTTTTGAATACTTGGTGGACGAACAAAAAAATCCACATCAAATCTTAGTCAAAGTGCAATTTTCATTACGGTCAAGAACTCGACATAAGAGTCTCTATGCTTTTAACATAGAGTAAGGCCACGTATATACATCCCCTTACCCAAGCGTGGCACGTCAAATAGGAACCAATCCATTGAGGCACCACGGTAATATTGTGGAACACTAAACACTCAACGACCATGTTACGGGGATTGTAATGTGCCACACAAACACGAACTCATACGAAATATTATACATCAAACACAACGATTCAATCTCATAAAGGATGAATTATGAAGTGCCAATCCCACTATTCTTGGAAAAGTAGTAAAAAGCATGCTTCAAGACGAAAAATGTAACACACTTATCTTTGAATCGTTAGGTCACAAATCGTAAGACAAATCACTGAGAGGGGATAGCTCAAACGTACATAGCTCAAATGGGAATGTAAAACAAGTCACGAAGAGGGAATAGCACAGAATCAACTTAAGAACTTTCTCGATTGtaaaaatggttttatatatGGGTTGCGACCCCAATCCACGTCCAAGTAATCAATGTTTTGGAGAAATGGAGACTGCATCTTGAGGTCATATCGACCAATATTTTTGGTTTGAGGCTATGACGGTCGGTTTTGATATACAGAAACTGAAATTTAATATCATGGTTGTAACTAAGAACAGACCAAACAACAAAACTTTtcacataattgtttttattgcaAGTATTCATCAACTCACATTATCCATTTTTAATGTAGCCAAATTATTCACTCTTTGGTTCTAGAATTTGATGGAATAAGGAAAAATGACTTACTAAACCTGAGGTGTTTCTGTTTATTGAGAAGTAGACAGAATTCACGACACAATTTTCATTTTGGGTCATCTAAAAACAGCCTAtatgtgttgctaacacaagagTAAGGCTGCATACTTCCCTCCACAATCATTCATAATCGAACTAAATATATCCAAGTTTCATATGTGAACACCAAGCCATGATATCTAATACTCCGTATTAAGCAACAAACTGTAAACAAAAACTGATAATCCACGAAAACAAGTTCAGTTGAACCACAAAAGTGAAAGTAGGCACCCACGCATCGCGAGGAACAAGCTAATAAAAAACTTGCATACCTGAGCAAGTGTGGCAGGCATCACAACAGTGACATCACCCTCCCAAGCCTGAGCAAACAATTTAGCAATTCCACCCAAAGAAAAACCCAGTTCCAGTATCTGGTTGCATCTGTGTTTTACTTCCATCTCAGCCAGTTGAGCAAGCTACAAGTATTGAGCCACTATTAGTTGCGAATATTAAGCTTACAGATGAAAGATATATGTAGATAAAAAAAAGTGGCACAATGAATTGCATCACATTGAGGTTGTAGTTAGAAATATCCAAGGAGGGGATGCCCTAGTAGTAGCTACTTTCAGCAACGAAATAACATCACTCTTGTGTCTCAATAAAGGGGTCCTTGCAAACAGACTTACCCTAGTGTTGACAGAACAAATATCTTTGTTTTTCCTAAGCATTCTTTGTATAATAAAAATTAACAACTATTTTATCATATAAGAAGCGGAAAGAGGTTAGTGGGTCATTctgctttattccatcatattTCATAGCCGAAGCAAAGACTTTGATCCCATTGGAGCAAAACATAGCTATGACATATTAACACTCATAATAATGCAGCTATAAGTGATTTCAACCAAAACCTAGAGGTTAAGATCCATAAGATttatagtattttttttttctgttctgTGTTTCCCATCATTCAATTGATTTCCCCATTTGCTATCTATCGGCAAATTCTGCATTGGTCACTAGGAGATCAAGTAAAGAAATGTTATTTCAGGATGGATGGTTTAGCAAGAAATCTCCGAGAGCAACATTAGTTACATTACCCCTATCATCACGGTCCACAAACCTCCAAAGAGGCTCCTGTTCCATGTGCTGTAAGGGGGATATGTTGCTCTTCACCTATACATAGGGTGCTTCCCCAATCCTTGATGAAAAGTGTGGCAATCTACTCCGCGACAAATAAGAAGTTCAAATTAAGAGGGCAATTTGAGTTACTTTCATTATACTTCAAAGATACTACTtacagaaaaaagaaaaaagggggAAAGAACTACCAACTATGCCTAAAATAATCAACTGATTTTCAAGACCCTCCCTCCTCCCCACTCACCCACCATTTTCTCGTCTTCCCAATGTACCTCTTAATATCTACAGATAAAAAACACTAATGCAAGATCATATCAGAGAGAAGAACCACGGAAGCCATAAAGCAGAAATGAAAGTTTATAGTTTGAAAACTATAATACCTTGGCAGCAAAGTTGCCCCCATAAGCTCTCATAAATTCCTTCAACCTCAGAAAAGGAGCAATATGTGGATTTGCTTGACTAACAATGAAGTGGTTAACATTGAACAACTCCTTCAGTTGCATCATGGGTAAGTCAATCTCCAAGCTACCATCTCTCCACCTACGTGCCGGGCTTGTGCCTTCTTCTGGACCAAGATGGGATGGTGGGTGGTAAGGTACAAGTTCACCAAACCTATCTTTAGCCATCAGCTCCTGGGCCTCAAAAAGCCCGGGAAAGGCACAAGATGCTGTGACAGCGCTCCATATAACTACATGGGGCGAGGTCAAATAGTTAAGACAACGGGGACGTTCATGTTTTCGTGGAGAGCACACCGTTATACCAAGAATCCTTCCAGTCATGTCATAAGCCTCCTGGAAAGTCATATTACTTGTCAGGTTCCTCAACATCATTTGCAATTGCCTAATCTCATGAACAGCTCCACGAGTCGTGACCCTCTTAACAATTgttaaaataacaaaaaaaatcgATGCAGCAATCAATCTAACAAAATCATGAAAATAACCCAAATTACAAAGTTAAACAACATAAATATTACTTCTTTACAAATGTAGGGAAAAAGGGGGGAGGAAATCGAAAACCTTGATCATATCATTGGATTGATTGACATAGGTTGCATGCATACAAGAAGTAGCGCCATTAACAAAGGATTTCACAAAATCACAGTTGAATTGAAAATGGACAGAGGAAATTTGAATTGACAGAGGTTGCAACCATCTCTCCCTTGATCATATAAGGGAAATATGGAGTATATGCAGATTTTGTGGATGAAAATCGAAGGAGGAAATGAGTGAAGGGGAGGAAAATAGGGATTTACCGATGAGGAAAGTGGAAATTGGAGCCCAAATAGATGAAAAGTAAAGGAGAAATGCAGGAGAAGAATAAAGAAATACAACAGTGCAAACACTGCTCCTCACGTGGCTCGCACAAAAATACTGGCCTACTGTTCACAAGCAACATTTTGCGCGCAACCATACCCAAACAATCTACTCCTACAAGTTGGGCCCTATAAAGCTTTACACAATAAATAGTCTTTCAATTAGTACCGCCTGAACAACAAATAAACCGAACATAGATGCTCTCTTGTGAGCTATTACCCGACCAATACAACCCCAATATTAGCAAACAAAGCATGTTAGTGAAATTACATTTGCGGTTGGGCTCTTAAACACAACACCCCCACCCTATGCTATAGAAAGATAGAAAAAAACAAAACTGAGACGACCCTAAGTGGACATAGAACATCTACATCAAGTAGAACAGCAAACGAAGAAATTAGCAGTTGTGAGACCACACCTACATCTATCAGGAACTATATGCTTAGCCGTACTTCCACTCGACGCCATCTCCAGTGATACTGCACAACACACATGTCACATGTTGAGATGCTGAACATAGAGTAAAGACCAAGAAGTACGCAAGAAATTATACACTCCAACAATATATTCTGCTCAGGAACAATTCTAGTCTTGGCCCTCTACACTGTAGTCCGCTCTCTCCAACTTCTCCACATATTTAAATACGAATCAAAGACAACATCACAAGTCAACAACAATTCAATTGATGATCCTATTCCCAAAAAAATTAAGTCAACGCACAACAAAGGAAAGTCTATAAACAAATAATTCCAGATGACATGTATATCAATCAAATTATCCAATACTCTAGTATCAGAGCATCAGAGGAGTcatcaaaataaaaatgaagCGGTCGTCAGAAGCCAAATAACATCCAGATTAAGTAACCAATCAAATGTTGAGAAGTTGAACATAGAGCAAAGACCAAATAGGAAGCAACGAACCAAGTTATTCTACACTCCTTCCAGATTCAGTAATCAACTAAGTATAGAAATCACAGTAGATGAACAATTAACACAGCCTTATAACACTTGAACAATTAACAAAACAAATCAACAAGAAATCGAAACCATTTCAGCAAATGAACACAGCAACACATGAACAATCGAGTAACTGTAAAAATATAAATTTAGCAATTGAAATCAACCTGAACCGAGTATAAAATTCGCAATAGATGACTAATTAACAGAACCTTGTAAGACTTGAACAATTAACACAACCAATTACCAAGAAATTGAAACCATTTCAGCAAATGAACAAGGCAACACATGAATGCAACTGAAATCAACCCGAACTGGACAACGTCACAcataaaaaaaatcacaaatgaACAAATGACATTCACCAGTTCTGAAAAGTGCACgaaaagtaaaacaagaaataaattcGAATAAATCAGCACTCAAAATAATCAGAGAGATCAGAAAGAAGATAAATTCCTAAGATTTTACCAAAATTACAGAAGCCAACCACCTCTTTTAAGATTGTGGCCAGATTTTTTGAGAGACAATACAAAGAAGAAAGAAGAGTAAACAAATGGAATACCATTAATTAAACATACTCGAGTCCTCACTCTTTAAAAATTTGACACTAAGCACAACCCAAAACAGTTTATCATGAAAACATCTATTATAGTAGTGCCCCTCATTTTATGAATGTCAACCCTAATTCACCCTAACAAAATGTAAAATTAGTAAAAGACTTCAACTTTATTTGGTAATGAAAAAAAAGGtaaattcaagaaaagaaagagtAAACAAAGCGATCATTGAAATAAGAAAAAAACCGAAGAAAAAAACAGTTAGAGTAAACGATGAAAATGAAAGGGAAAATCGATTGAAATGGGAGTAAAAAAACCAACACAAGACTATGTCAGTAACATAAGTTATCTTGCAAGACCTTTCTACTAAGTGGGAAAACTAAGGATTTGTGTTCATGGTTGTAATAACTCTGGACTCTTAGTACTACCTCTTGTATCCTTGTCTGATACTTGGGCCATAGTCCTGTGTCTAATTACTCCTAAATGAGTATATCAGCAACATAAGTTGAAAAGAAATATCTTTAATTTCTTGCCAACCCTTGTTTAACCAGATTTAGAAGAAGAGGACCAACTTGGTGATGATGAAACTCCGAAAGTGGATATAAATGACCCTTCATTATATCTAAGTCGTTCTCAAATTTCGAGATGCTTACTTCAATCAGCTCTAAAAACGCCCAAACATGATAAGAAAAGACACCCAAGTCGGTAACAGTCATAGAATAAAGCTAACAGCCCCTCATTGATCGAAGAATCTAATCAAGGAAGTAACATATTACTGTTTGGTGATAGTCTTGCCAAATAGAACTTCAAATCGATTACAAAAGTGCACAAGTTATGTAATTTGTCAATATGAATATTAGTTCCATCGTTTTTTTATACTAAATTGAATTGAAACATGAGAGCAACTTATATTTAACATGTGAGTCCCTAAGATATTGAATGCGAGAAGGATGAAATGTGAATGAACCCAAGAAACAAAATGATACAAACAGCAATGAACAAACAAGTACACAATCTGTATTTAAACCGAATCAAATCATACCCCTAAAAATTATAACTACACAGCCATACCCAAATCTGCAAAGGAACTACAATAACTCTCAACCAATAGCTCAGATGAATAGAGCTGAAGATGGCTAGTGCTGTAGAAAATACGGTCAAATACAAGTAAAGGGCAGTGAAAATCCCAGAAGTTATTACAAGTGTTCATACCCGAATTGCCCAACAAAGAAGAACGTTGAGAAATAGTCGAAGGACAAGTGACTAAGATTGTTTACAAGGGAAGTCAAAACCATCCAAAGCCTCAACCTGGTAGAAATCAATGGCTTAAAACTGTCAGAAAAACGGTTTTGAATCGTCCGAAACTTCTCAATACACAGATCAAACAAAAAACCTTAAAATTCAATAAGGAATTTGATTATTGACTGATAATCAAGATAAAGCAAAACcctaattgaattattaggtCCGAGAAAGTGTAAAGCACGAAAAGTGATGAATTACCAGAGCTACAATCATCACCACAAATAATCATGGTGGTCTCCATCGCCGTCGCCGTCAACACCAGCATCGGAGCAGGAGAAAGCTATCAAAATCggtgaaatcaaaaacaaaataaggaaataaatcaACCTGATAAGTACACAAAGCAagcaaatgaaaaaaaagaagaaattaGCAGATGAAAGACATGATTAGAGATGCAGAAAAGGAGAATGAAAGAGCTCAAAATAACCAGGTGAAGAACAATGAGAGACGAAGAAGAATGAGAGAAGAATGAGATAGACAATACAGAAGCAACAATCAACAAAAAAGAAGTTTAAAGAGCAGCAACAG
This sequence is a window from Silene latifolia isolate original U9 population chromosome 8, ASM4854445v1, whole genome shotgun sequence. Protein-coding genes within it:
- the LOC141595740 gene encoding triacylglycerol lipase SDP1-like produces the protein MAQVSDKDTRVSLEMASSGSTAKHIVPDRCRLIAASIFFVILTIVKRVTTRGAVHEIRQLQMMLRNLTSNMTFQEAYDMTGRILGITVCSPRKHERPRCLNYLTSPHVVIWSAVTASCAFPGLFEAQELMAKDRFGELVPYHPPSHLGPEEGTSPARRWRDGSLEIDLPMMQLKELFNVNHFIVSQANPHIAPFLRLKEFMRAYGGNFAAKLAQLAEMEVKHRCNQILELGFSLGGIAKLFAQAWEGDVTVVMPATLAQYSKIIRTHHMESSKRRQIGVDGAPGEACRYKIQLWH